The Stigmatopora argus isolate UIUO_Sarg chromosome 23, RoL_Sarg_1.0, whole genome shotgun sequence genome contains a region encoding:
- the pacsin2 gene encoding protein kinase C and casein kinase substrate in neurons protein 2 isoform X4 translates to MSGSYDDSMIDVSSDSFWEVGNYKRTVKRVDDGNRLCNDLMSCIHERARIEKMYAQHLSEWGKRWRQLIEKGPQYGMLERAWSALCTEAEKVSELHLEVKAALMSEDYEKLKNWQRDAFHKQMIGGFKETKEADDGFRKAQKPWAKKLKEMETMKKAYHSACKEEKLAASRETNSKLESNNNPEAQKKLQEKVEKCQQEGQKTKERYEKSLEELDKLTPQYMENMEQVFEQWQHFEDKRIRFFKELLLEVKQHLDLSANHRFQNIYHTLEDTISATDAEEDLKWFRSNHGPGMPMNWPQFEDWSVDLNRTLSRRGTKKTPEGVTLTGISQTGSDQPVQPPKTNSISVSSNERTPDWSDEESGANPFSANGDGNPFEDKPASPVLSVLVRALYDYEGQEQDELTFKAGDELTKLGEEDDQGWCKGRLQDGQVGLYPANYAEDIV, encoded by the exons ATGTCTGGCTCCTACGACGACTCCATGATCGACGTCTCTAGCGACAGCTTCTGGGAG GTGGGCAACTACAAGCGGACGGTGAAGCGAGTGGATGACGGCAACCGGCTGTGCAACGACTTGATGAGCTGCATCCACGAGCGAGCCCGCATCGAGAAGATGTACGCCCAGCATCTTAGCGAGTGGGGCAAGCGCTGGAGGCAGCTTATAGAAAAAG GCCCCCAGTACGGCATGCTGGAGCGAGCCTGGTCAGCGTTGTGCACGGAGGCGGAGAAGGTGAGCGAGCTCCACCTGGAGGTCAAGGCGGCATTGATGAGCGAAGACTACGAAAAACTGAAGAACTGGCAGCGCGACGCCTTCCACAAGCAGATGATCGGCGGCTTCAAGGAGACCAAAGAGGCCGACGACGGATTCCGCAAGGCGCAGAAGCCCTGGGCCAAGAAGCTCAAGGAG ATGGAGACCATGAAGAAAGCGTACCACTCTGCCTGCAAGGAGGAGAAGCTGGCAGCCAGCCGGGAGACCAACAGCAAGCTGGAGAGCAACAACAACCCCGAAGCGCAGAAGAAGCTCCAGGAGAAGGTTGAGAAATGTCAGCAGGAGGGGCAAAAG ACCAAGGAACGCTACGAGAAATCCTTGGAGGAGCTGGACAAGCTGACCCCTCAGTACATGGAGAACATGGAGCAGGTGTTTGAGCAATGGCAGCACTTTGAAGACAAGCGCATCCGCTTTTTTAAGGAGCTCCTGCTGGAAGTCAAGCAGCACTTGGACCTCTCCGCTAATCACAG GTTCCAGAACATCTACCACACGCTGGAAGACACCATCTCCGCCACGGACGCGGAGGAGGACCTGAAATGGTTCCGGTCCAACCACGGCCCGGGCATGCCCATGAACTGGCCGCAGTTTGAG GACTGGTCTGTAGACCTGAACCGGACCCTCAGCAGACGGGGGACGAAGAAGACCCCAGAGGGCGTGACGCTCACGGGCATCAGTCAGACCGGATCTGACCAACCGGTCCAGCCTCCCAAGACAAACAGCATAAG CGTCAGCAGTAACGAACGGACGCCGGACTGGTCGGACGAGGAAAGCGGCGCCAACCCCTTCTCGGCCAATGGCGACGGCAACCCGTTCGAAGACAAGCCGGCGTCCCCGGTGCTGTCGGTGCTGGTCCGGGCGCTCTACGACTACGAGGGCCAGGAGCAGGATGAGCTCACCTTCAAAGCcg GCGATGAGTTGACCAAATTGGGCGAAGAGGATGACCAGGGCTGGTGCAAAGGACGACTCCAGGACGGCCAAGTCGGTCTCTACCCTGCCAATTATGCGGAGGATATCGTATAA
- the pacsin2 gene encoding protein kinase C and casein kinase substrate in neurons protein 2 isoform X2, protein MSGSYDDSMIDVSSDSFWEVGNYKRTVKRVDDGNRLCNDLMSCIHERARIEKMYAQHLSEWGKRWRQLIEKGPQYGMLERAWSALCTEAEKVSELHLEVKAALMSEDYEKLKNWQRDAFHKQMIGGFKETKEADDGFRKAQKPWAKKLKEMETMKKAYHSACKEEKLAASRETNSKLESNNNPEAQKKLQEKVEKCQQEGQKTKERYEKSLEELDKLTPQYMENMEQVFEQWQHFEDKRIRFFKELLLEVKQHLDLSANHRFQNIYHTLEDTISATDAEEDLKWFRSNHGPGMPMNWPQFEDWSVDLNRTLSRRGTKKTPEGVTLTGISQTGSDQPVQPPKTNSISLSMPNKAPPTGFNPFDEDDDDQDDEEQEVQVEAVEETPPARNHISGKKQEVKTVSSNERTPDWSDEESGANPFSANGDGNPFEDKPASPVLSVLVRALYDYEGQEQDELTFKAGDELTKLGEEDDQGWCKGRLQDGQVGLYPANYAEDIV, encoded by the exons ATGTCTGGCTCCTACGACGACTCCATGATCGACGTCTCTAGCGACAGCTTCTGGGAG GTGGGCAACTACAAGCGGACGGTGAAGCGAGTGGATGACGGCAACCGGCTGTGCAACGACTTGATGAGCTGCATCCACGAGCGAGCCCGCATCGAGAAGATGTACGCCCAGCATCTTAGCGAGTGGGGCAAGCGCTGGAGGCAGCTTATAGAAAAAG GCCCCCAGTACGGCATGCTGGAGCGAGCCTGGTCAGCGTTGTGCACGGAGGCGGAGAAGGTGAGCGAGCTCCACCTGGAGGTCAAGGCGGCATTGATGAGCGAAGACTACGAAAAACTGAAGAACTGGCAGCGCGACGCCTTCCACAAGCAGATGATCGGCGGCTTCAAGGAGACCAAAGAGGCCGACGACGGATTCCGCAAGGCGCAGAAGCCCTGGGCCAAGAAGCTCAAGGAG ATGGAGACCATGAAGAAAGCGTACCACTCTGCCTGCAAGGAGGAGAAGCTGGCAGCCAGCCGGGAGACCAACAGCAAGCTGGAGAGCAACAACAACCCCGAAGCGCAGAAGAAGCTCCAGGAGAAGGTTGAGAAATGTCAGCAGGAGGGGCAAAAG ACCAAGGAACGCTACGAGAAATCCTTGGAGGAGCTGGACAAGCTGACCCCTCAGTACATGGAGAACATGGAGCAGGTGTTTGAGCAATGGCAGCACTTTGAAGACAAGCGCATCCGCTTTTTTAAGGAGCTCCTGCTGGAAGTCAAGCAGCACTTGGACCTCTCCGCTAATCACAG GTTCCAGAACATCTACCACACGCTGGAAGACACCATCTCCGCCACGGACGCGGAGGAGGACCTGAAATGGTTCCGGTCCAACCACGGCCCGGGCATGCCCATGAACTGGCCGCAGTTTGAG GACTGGTCTGTAGACCTGAACCGGACCCTCAGCAGACGGGGGACGAAGAAGACCCCAGAGGGCGTGACGCTCACGGGCATCAGTCAGACCGGATCTGACCAACCGGTCCAGCCTCCCAAGACAAACAGCATAAG CCTAAGCATGCCTAATAAAGCGCCGCCAACGGGCTTCAACCCGTTTGACGAGGATGACGATGACCAAGATGATGAGGAGCAGGAAGTGCAGGTGGAGGCGGTGGAGGAGACGCCGCCGGCGCGCAACCACATCAGTGGGAAAAAGCAGGAAGTGAAAAC CGTCAGCAGTAACGAACGGACGCCGGACTGGTCGGACGAGGAAAGCGGCGCCAACCCCTTCTCGGCCAATGGCGACGGCAACCCGTTCGAAGACAAGCCGGCGTCCCCGGTGCTGTCGGTGCTGGTCCGGGCGCTCTACGACTACGAGGGCCAGGAGCAGGATGAGCTCACCTTCAAAGCcg GCGATGAGTTGACCAAATTGGGCGAAGAGGATGACCAGGGCTGGTGCAAAGGACGACTCCAGGACGGCCAAGTCGGTCTCTACCCTGCCAATTATGCGGAGGATATCGTATAA
- the pacsin2 gene encoding protein kinase C and casein kinase substrate in neurons protein 2 isoform X3 gives MSGSYDDSMIDVSSDSFWEVGNYKRTVKRVDDGNRLCNDLMSCIHERARIEKMYAQHLSEWGKRWRQLIEKGPQYGMLERAWSALCTEAEKVSELHLEVKAALMSEDYEKLKNWQRDAFHKQMIGGFKETKEADDGFRKAQKPWAKKLKEMETMKKAYHSACKEEKLAASRETNSKLESNNNPEAQKKLQEKVEKCQQEGQKTKERYEKSLEELDKLTPQYMENMEQVFEQWQHFEDKRIRFFKELLLEVKQHLDLSANHRFQNIYHTLEDTISATDAEEDLKWFRSNHGPGMPMNWPQFENMNWSRVRSFKRRSILDWSVDLNRTLSRRGTKKTPEGVTLTGISQTGSDQPVQPPKTNSISVSSNERTPDWSDEESGANPFSANGDGNPFEDKPASPVLSVLVRALYDYEGQEQDELTFKAGDELTKLGEEDDQGWCKGRLQDGQVGLYPANYAEDIV, from the exons ATGTCTGGCTCCTACGACGACTCCATGATCGACGTCTCTAGCGACAGCTTCTGGGAG GTGGGCAACTACAAGCGGACGGTGAAGCGAGTGGATGACGGCAACCGGCTGTGCAACGACTTGATGAGCTGCATCCACGAGCGAGCCCGCATCGAGAAGATGTACGCCCAGCATCTTAGCGAGTGGGGCAAGCGCTGGAGGCAGCTTATAGAAAAAG GCCCCCAGTACGGCATGCTGGAGCGAGCCTGGTCAGCGTTGTGCACGGAGGCGGAGAAGGTGAGCGAGCTCCACCTGGAGGTCAAGGCGGCATTGATGAGCGAAGACTACGAAAAACTGAAGAACTGGCAGCGCGACGCCTTCCACAAGCAGATGATCGGCGGCTTCAAGGAGACCAAAGAGGCCGACGACGGATTCCGCAAGGCGCAGAAGCCCTGGGCCAAGAAGCTCAAGGAG ATGGAGACCATGAAGAAAGCGTACCACTCTGCCTGCAAGGAGGAGAAGCTGGCAGCCAGCCGGGAGACCAACAGCAAGCTGGAGAGCAACAACAACCCCGAAGCGCAGAAGAAGCTCCAGGAGAAGGTTGAGAAATGTCAGCAGGAGGGGCAAAAG ACCAAGGAACGCTACGAGAAATCCTTGGAGGAGCTGGACAAGCTGACCCCTCAGTACATGGAGAACATGGAGCAGGTGTTTGAGCAATGGCAGCACTTTGAAGACAAGCGCATCCGCTTTTTTAAGGAGCTCCTGCTGGAAGTCAAGCAGCACTTGGACCTCTCCGCTAATCACAG GTTCCAGAACATCTACCACACGCTGGAAGACACCATCTCCGCCACGGACGCGGAGGAGGACCTGAAATGGTTCCGGTCCAACCACGGCCCGGGCATGCCCATGAACTGGCCGCAGTTTGAG AACATGAACTGGTCCCGCGTTCGCTCCTTTAAACGAAGGTCCATTTTA GACTGGTCTGTAGACCTGAACCGGACCCTCAGCAGACGGGGGACGAAGAAGACCCCAGAGGGCGTGACGCTCACGGGCATCAGTCAGACCGGATCTGACCAACCGGTCCAGCCTCCCAAGACAAACAGCATAAG CGTCAGCAGTAACGAACGGACGCCGGACTGGTCGGACGAGGAAAGCGGCGCCAACCCCTTCTCGGCCAATGGCGACGGCAACCCGTTCGAAGACAAGCCGGCGTCCCCGGTGCTGTCGGTGCTGGTCCGGGCGCTCTACGACTACGAGGGCCAGGAGCAGGATGAGCTCACCTTCAAAGCcg GCGATGAGTTGACCAAATTGGGCGAAGAGGATGACCAGGGCTGGTGCAAAGGACGACTCCAGGACGGCCAAGTCGGTCTCTACCCTGCCAATTATGCGGAGGATATCGTATAA
- the pacsin2 gene encoding protein kinase C and casein kinase substrate in neurons protein 2 isoform X1: MSGSYDDSMIDVSSDSFWEVGNYKRTVKRVDDGNRLCNDLMSCIHERARIEKMYAQHLSEWGKRWRQLIEKGPQYGMLERAWSALCTEAEKVSELHLEVKAALMSEDYEKLKNWQRDAFHKQMIGGFKETKEADDGFRKAQKPWAKKLKEMETMKKAYHSACKEEKLAASRETNSKLESNNNPEAQKKLQEKVEKCQQEGQKTKERYEKSLEELDKLTPQYMENMEQVFEQWQHFEDKRIRFFKELLLEVKQHLDLSANHRFQNIYHTLEDTISATDAEEDLKWFRSNHGPGMPMNWPQFENMNWSRVRSFKRRSILDWSVDLNRTLSRRGTKKTPEGVTLTGISQTGSDQPVQPPKTNSISLSMPNKAPPTGFNPFDEDDDDQDDEEQEVQVEAVEETPPARNHISGKKQEVKTVSSNERTPDWSDEESGANPFSANGDGNPFEDKPASPVLSVLVRALYDYEGQEQDELTFKAGDELTKLGEEDDQGWCKGRLQDGQVGLYPANYAEDIV; encoded by the exons ATGTCTGGCTCCTACGACGACTCCATGATCGACGTCTCTAGCGACAGCTTCTGGGAG GTGGGCAACTACAAGCGGACGGTGAAGCGAGTGGATGACGGCAACCGGCTGTGCAACGACTTGATGAGCTGCATCCACGAGCGAGCCCGCATCGAGAAGATGTACGCCCAGCATCTTAGCGAGTGGGGCAAGCGCTGGAGGCAGCTTATAGAAAAAG GCCCCCAGTACGGCATGCTGGAGCGAGCCTGGTCAGCGTTGTGCACGGAGGCGGAGAAGGTGAGCGAGCTCCACCTGGAGGTCAAGGCGGCATTGATGAGCGAAGACTACGAAAAACTGAAGAACTGGCAGCGCGACGCCTTCCACAAGCAGATGATCGGCGGCTTCAAGGAGACCAAAGAGGCCGACGACGGATTCCGCAAGGCGCAGAAGCCCTGGGCCAAGAAGCTCAAGGAG ATGGAGACCATGAAGAAAGCGTACCACTCTGCCTGCAAGGAGGAGAAGCTGGCAGCCAGCCGGGAGACCAACAGCAAGCTGGAGAGCAACAACAACCCCGAAGCGCAGAAGAAGCTCCAGGAGAAGGTTGAGAAATGTCAGCAGGAGGGGCAAAAG ACCAAGGAACGCTACGAGAAATCCTTGGAGGAGCTGGACAAGCTGACCCCTCAGTACATGGAGAACATGGAGCAGGTGTTTGAGCAATGGCAGCACTTTGAAGACAAGCGCATCCGCTTTTTTAAGGAGCTCCTGCTGGAAGTCAAGCAGCACTTGGACCTCTCCGCTAATCACAG GTTCCAGAACATCTACCACACGCTGGAAGACACCATCTCCGCCACGGACGCGGAGGAGGACCTGAAATGGTTCCGGTCCAACCACGGCCCGGGCATGCCCATGAACTGGCCGCAGTTTGAG AACATGAACTGGTCCCGCGTTCGCTCCTTTAAACGAAGGTCCATTTTA GACTGGTCTGTAGACCTGAACCGGACCCTCAGCAGACGGGGGACGAAGAAGACCCCAGAGGGCGTGACGCTCACGGGCATCAGTCAGACCGGATCTGACCAACCGGTCCAGCCTCCCAAGACAAACAGCATAAG CCTAAGCATGCCTAATAAAGCGCCGCCAACGGGCTTCAACCCGTTTGACGAGGATGACGATGACCAAGATGATGAGGAGCAGGAAGTGCAGGTGGAGGCGGTGGAGGAGACGCCGCCGGCGCGCAACCACATCAGTGGGAAAAAGCAGGAAGTGAAAAC CGTCAGCAGTAACGAACGGACGCCGGACTGGTCGGACGAGGAAAGCGGCGCCAACCCCTTCTCGGCCAATGGCGACGGCAACCCGTTCGAAGACAAGCCGGCGTCCCCGGTGCTGTCGGTGCTGGTCCGGGCGCTCTACGACTACGAGGGCCAGGAGCAGGATGAGCTCACCTTCAAAGCcg GCGATGAGTTGACCAAATTGGGCGAAGAGGATGACCAGGGCTGGTGCAAAGGACGACTCCAGGACGGCCAAGTCGGTCTCTACCCTGCCAATTATGCGGAGGATATCGTATAA
- the ttll1 gene encoding polyglutamylase complex subunit TTLL1, translating to MTGPLVLVCLFTAGGNMAGKVKWVTDIEKSVLINNFEKRDWIQVTENDDWNFYWMSIQTIRNVFSVDTGYRLTDEQMVNHFPNHYELTRKDLMIKNIKRYRKELEKESNLLAEKDDNGKYIHLDFVPVTFMLPADYNLFVEEFRKNPSSTWIMKPCGKAQGKGIFLINKLSQIKKWSRDSRTSTFMAASSGKEAYVISLYIDNPLLIGGKKFDLRLYVLVTTYRPLKCYMYKLGFCRFCTVKYTPSTSELDNMFVHLTNVAIQKHGDDYNHVHGGKWTVSNLRLYLESTRGDEVTSRLFDQIHWIVVQSLKAVAPVMNNDKHCFECYGYDIIIDDKLKPWLIEVNASPSLTSSTSNDRILKYNLINDTLNIVMPNGEMPDSRWNRSPPRDALGNYELLYDEEQAQSDNAELRSRSGQSLGSKGTKGGISVRPAAATWK from the exons ATGACCGGCCCTTTGGTTCTCGTTTGTTTATTCActg ctGGTGGCAACATGGCCGGTAAAGTAAAGTGGGTGACAGATATTGAGAAGTCAGTGCTCATCAACAACTTTGAGAAAAGGGACTGGATTCAAGTGACTGAAAATGACGACTGGAATTTTTACTG GATGAGCATCCAGACCATTCGCAACGTATTCAGCGTGGACACGGGCTACCGCTTAACCGACGAGCAGATGGTCAACCACTTCCCCAACCATTACGAGCTGACAAGAAAGGACCTGATGATCAAGAACATCAAGCGCTACCGCAAGGAACTGGAGAAGGAAAGTAACCTGCTAGCCGAGAAGGACGACAACGGAAAGTACATCCACCTTG attttgtgcCCGTGACATTCATGCTCCCGGCAGATTACAATCTGTTTGTGGAGGAGTTCCGCAAGAACCCGTCCAGCACGTGGATCATGAAGCCTTGCGGAAAAGCGCAGGGCAAAGGCATCTTCCTTATCAACAAACTGTCCCAGATCAAAAAGTGGTCGCGGGACAGCCGCACATCAAC GTTCATGGCGGCCTCTAGTGGCAAGGAGGCTTATGTCATCTCCCTGTACATCGACAATCCCCTTCTGATTGGTGGGAAAAAATTCGACCTGCGCCTCTACGTGCTGGTCACCACTTATCGGCCGCTCAAATGCTACAT GTACAAGCTGGGCTTCTGTCGGTTCTGTACAGTCAAGTACACGCCAAGCACAAGCGAGCTGGACAACATGTTTGTGCACCTCACCAACGTAGCCATCCAGAAACACGGG GATGACTACAACCATGTCCACGGCGGCAAGTGGACGGTGAGTAATCTGCGGCTTTACCTGGAAAGCACAAGAGGAGACGAGGTGACCAGTCGGTTGTTTGATCAGATCCACTGGATCGTTGTTCAGTCCTTGAAGGCTGTGGCT CCCGtcatgaacaatgacaaacattGTTTTGAGTGTTACGGTTATGACATCATCATTGATGACAAACTCAAGCCATGGCTCATTGAG GTGAACGCGTCACCCTCGTTGACGTCCAGCACGTCCAACGACCGCATCCTCAAGTACAACCTCATCAACGACACCCTCAACATTGTCATGCCCAACGGCGAGATGCCGGATAGCCGCTGGAACAGAAGCCCTCCGCGAGATGCCCTGGGCAACTACGAACTTCT GTACGACGAAGAGCAGGCGCAGAGCGACAACGCCGAGCTGCGGAGTCGCTCGGGTCAGTCACTGGGGTCAAAGGGCACCAAAGGCGGCATTTCCGTCCGCCCCGCCGCAGCCACCTGGAAGTga